A stretch of Henckelia pumila isolate YLH828 chromosome 4, ASM3356847v2, whole genome shotgun sequence DNA encodes these proteins:
- the LOC140865585 gene encoding peroxidase 10-like isoform X2 — protein sequence MQNLGFPESLGSSGKLKNGDVWFRSPGCEGSVLLDDTKEFNGEKNAGPNRNSARGFDVIDNIKADVEKYCPSTVSCVDILTLAARDAVFQSGGPFWPVSLGRLDGFTAAEKSANEQLPSPFEPLDAITAKFVAKGLDMKDMVVLSGGHTIGFAQCFTFKRRLFDFQNTGKPDPSLDSSFLTNLQGACPNVAKSNSNLNPLDSQSIYRFDNLYFKNLVNNTGLLESDQALLGDPKTAALVKDYSRDPFLFAKDFSASMMKLGNIGVLTGEAGQIRKKCGSVN from the exons ATGCAAAATTTGGGGTTTCCAGAATCTCTGGGGAGTTCGGGGAAGCTGAAGAATGGAGATGTATGGTTTCGTTCTCCG GGGTGTGAAGGTTCTGTGCTTCTGGATGACACTAAAGAATTCAATGGGGAAAAGAACGCTGGACCCAACCGTAATTCTGCTAGAGGATTTGATGTTATCGACAACATAAAGGCAGATGTAGAAAAATATTGCCCCTCAACAGTGTCCTGTGTGGACATATTGACTCTAGCGGCTAGAGACGCCGTTTTTCAG TCAGGAGGTCCTTTCTGGCCTGTTTCATTAGGTAGGCTAGATGGTTTTACTGCAGCTGAGAAGTCAGCAAACGAACAGTTGCCATCACCTTTCGAACCTCTAGATGCCATCACTGCCAAGTTTGTAGCAAAGGGTCTTGACATGAAAGACATGGTAGTTCTGTCAG GTGGCCATACTATTGGTTTTGCTCAATGTTTCACTTTCAAGAGGAGGCTCTTCGACTTCCAAAACACCGGAAAACCGGACCCTTCCCTTGATTCTTCGTTTCTAACGAACTTGCAAGGTGCTTGTCCAAATGTGGCTAAATCAAACAGCAACTTAAATCCTTTGGATTCTCAGAGCATATACAGATTCGACAACCTGTATTTCAAGAACCTTGTTAATAACACGGGCCTGCTCGAATCTGATCAAGCTTTACTCGGGGATCCAAAGACCGCTGCACTGGTTAAGGATTATAGCAGAGACCCGTTTCTTTTTGCAAAGGATTTCTCTGCATCGATGATGAAACTTGGCAATATTGGTGTGCTTACAGGTGAAGCTGGACAGATTAGGAAGAAATGTGGTTCTGTAAACTAG
- the LOC140865585 gene encoding peroxidase 10-like isoform X1 gives MFLIQSQPNVPYYGKSDGPLSYSFYARSCPQLAMIVSRGVWAAFQKDNRITASLLRLHFHDCFVDGCEGSVLLDDTKEFNGEKNAGPNRNSARGFDVIDNIKADVEKYCPSTVSCVDILTLAARDAVFQSGGPFWPVSLGRLDGFTAAEKSANEQLPSPFEPLDAITAKFVAKGLDMKDMVVLSGGHTIGFAQCFTFKRRLFDFQNTGKPDPSLDSSFLTNLQGACPNVAKSNSNLNPLDSQSIYRFDNLYFKNLVNNTGLLESDQALLGDPKTAALVKDYSRDPFLFAKDFSASMMKLGNIGVLTGEAGQIRKKCGSVN, from the exons ATGTTCTTGATACAATCACAGCCCAATGTTCCTTATTATGGCAAATCTGATGGACCTCTTAGTTACAGTTTCTATGCTAGATCTTGCCCTCAATTAGCCATGATAGTGAGTCGTGGTGTTTGGGCAGCATTCCAAAAAGACAACAGAATCACTGCTTCCCTCCTGCGGTTGCACTTTCATGATTGTTTCGTAGAC GGGTGTGAAGGTTCTGTGCTTCTGGATGACACTAAAGAATTCAATGGGGAAAAGAACGCTGGACCCAACCGTAATTCTGCTAGAGGATTTGATGTTATCGACAACATAAAGGCAGATGTAGAAAAATATTGCCCCTCAACAGTGTCCTGTGTGGACATATTGACTCTAGCGGCTAGAGACGCCGTTTTTCAG TCAGGAGGTCCTTTCTGGCCTGTTTCATTAGGTAGGCTAGATGGTTTTACTGCAGCTGAGAAGTCAGCAAACGAACAGTTGCCATCACCTTTCGAACCTCTAGATGCCATCACTGCCAAGTTTGTAGCAAAGGGTCTTGACATGAAAGACATGGTAGTTCTGTCAG GTGGCCATACTATTGGTTTTGCTCAATGTTTCACTTTCAAGAGGAGGCTCTTCGACTTCCAAAACACCGGAAAACCGGACCCTTCCCTTGATTCTTCGTTTCTAACGAACTTGCAAGGTGCTTGTCCAAATGTGGCTAAATCAAACAGCAACTTAAATCCTTTGGATTCTCAGAGCATATACAGATTCGACAACCTGTATTTCAAGAACCTTGTTAATAACACGGGCCTGCTCGAATCTGATCAAGCTTTACTCGGGGATCCAAAGACCGCTGCACTGGTTAAGGATTATAGCAGAGACCCGTTTCTTTTTGCAAAGGATTTCTCTGCATCGATGATGAAACTTGGCAATATTGGTGTGCTTACAGGTGAAGCTGGACAGATTAGGAAGAAATGTGGTTCTGTAAACTAG